A single Chanos chanos chromosome 8, fChaCha1.1, whole genome shotgun sequence DNA region contains:
- the sptbn2 gene encoding spectrin family protein isoform X2, producing MSTISPTDFDSLEIQQQYNDINNRWDLAAETDWDNENSSARLFERSRIKALADEREAVQKKTFTKWVNSHLGRVTCRIGDLYTDLRDGRMLIRLLEVLSGEQLPKPTKGRMRIHCLENVDKALQFLKEQKVHLENMGSHDIVDGNHRLTLGLIWTIILRFQIQDISVETEDNKEKKSAKDALLLWCQMKTAGYPNVNVHNFTTSWRDGLAFNAIVHKHRPDLIEFDTLKRSNAHYNLQNAFNVAEKELGLTKLLDPEDVNVDQPDEKSIITYVATYYHYFSKMKALAVEGKRIGKVLDYAIEADQLIEKYESLASELLQWIEQTIVTLNDRQLANSLSAVQNQLQAFNTYRTVEKPPKFTEKGNLEVLLFTIQSKMRANNQKVYMPREGKLISDINKAWERLEKAEHERELALRNELIRQEKLEMLAARFDRKAAMRETWLSENQRLVSQDNFGLDLGAVEAATRKHEAIETDIGAYGERVAAVVAVARELEAEGYHDVRRILARRDNVLRLWEYLKELLAARRERLHAHRDLQRLLQEMRYIMDWMGDMKGRLQSQDSGKHLHDVEDLLQTHTLVESDISAQAERIKAVQAAAQRFTSDEQSYKPCEPALVSEKVSLLGQAYEELGRLAGERRARLEDSRRLWQFLWELGEEAAWIREQEQILAGADCGRDLSSALHLLSKHEAFRDEMAARYGPLGNSIAAGEALIQEGHFGAPEVTERIRDIKAQWAHLEEASQLREQRLKEAVALHQFQTDANDMEAWILEALRQVSSQEVGHDEFSTQTLARKQREVEEEIQSHRSLIDSLHEQALTLPAAYARSPQVEGRLPAIEQRYEELEALSSSRRQALEGALAMYRMYSEAGACQLWVEEKEQWLLGMEIPTKLEDLEVVQQRFETLEPEMNNMGTRINDVNQVAEQLLSSDNRNKEQIIQTQEQLNNRWKEFQQLASQRKQALESALNIQNYHLECNEIQTWMKEKTKVIESTQGLGNDLAGVMALQRKLTGMERDLEAIQGKLDDLRQEAEKLAEEHPDQAKEIQARLAEIQEVWEELKATMRAREESLGEASKLQGFLRDLDDFQSWLSRTQTAVASEDIPTSLGEAERLLAQHESIKNEVDNYREDYEKMRATGEEVTQGQTDAQHMFLAQRLQALDTGWHELRRMWENRHSLLAQAFDFQTFLRDAKQAESFLNSQEYVLSHTEMPSSLQGALEAIKKHEDFMTTMEASEEKINGVVDAGRRLVSDNNTNADKIEEKVNSIQDRHQRNKQAASELLAKLKDNRELQHFLQDGQELTLWINEKMLTAQDMSYDEARNLHSKWQKHQAFMAELASNKDWLDKIHKEGQLLVKEKPEHEPVVTQTLESLERQWEELENTTQTKAQCLFDANRAELFTQSCSALDSWLQNLSTQLQSDDFGKDLTSVNILLKKHQMLEHQMEVREKEVQSLQSQALALAQEEGGIMEVDGQRQRVTDSFAQLQDPLRQRRQRLLASKEAHQFNRDLEDEILWVKERMPLATSTDHGKDLPSVQLLIKKNQTLQKEIQGHQPRIDDIQSHGRSMVPGQDGEVDSERQAALDGRLVELRESWDHLISETDQRHSRLAEAHRAQQFYADAAEAEAWMGEQELHMMSEEKAKDEQSALVMVKKHQILEQALEDYAQTIHQLANSSRLMVNSEHPESERITLRQAQVDKLYAGLKDLAEERRGRLQERLRLTQLKREVDDLEQWIAEREVVAGSHELGQDYEHVTMLRDKFREFARDTSTIGQERVDAVNGQADDLIESGHPENASVAEWKDGLNEAWADLLELIDTRTQMLAASYELHRFHQDAREALGRVREKREALSSDLGRDLNTVQHLHRQHNTYEHDIQALSGQVSQVQDDAARLQKAYAGEKAEDIHRHERAVTEAWEGLLSAAQARRLLLLDTVEKFRFFNMVRDLMLWMDGVNLQIQSHDSPRDVSSAGLVIANHQDIKCEIETRADSFTACTDMGNTLIKNNHYAADEIREKLDQLQAKRAEINQKWQDKMDHLQIVLEVLQFGRDASVAESWLAGQEPLVRAADLGANVDEVESLIKRHEAFEKLAAGWEERFTQLEKLTTLEEQEIQRKREEEERARRPPTPPPVEEVVHSEAEHESAARTSLDQTTLNQSVSVNGVHSDQDTSQSLSVAISEPKKPESKPVSKAVSKPVSKSYKAQERGSESESINGPGRDSGLASSSRQEPSATLPGKGAAEAASETMEGMLCRKQEMESHNKKAASRSWQNVYCVLRKGSLGFYKDNKGASNGIPYHGEVPISLSEAVCEVAHDYKKRKHVFKLRLGDGKEYLFQAKDEAEMSLWIRAIHSSMPAGGAGDRSPGGPQGLSRAMTMPPISPSSAETGGVTMRSKDGKEKDREKRFSFFSKKK from the exons AGCCTACTAAAGGCAGAATGCGTATCCACTGTTTGGAGAACGTGGACAAGGCCCTGCAGTTCCTCAAAGAACAGAAGGTTCACTTGGAGAACATGGGCTCTCATGACATTGTTGACGGCAACCATCGCCTTACCCTTGGCCTGATTTGGACCATTATTCTCCGCTTCCAG ATCCAGGACAtcagtgtggagacagaggacAACAAGGAGAAGAAGTCTGCCAAAGACGCCCTTCTGCTCTGGTGCCAGATGAAGACTGCTGG ATACCCCAATGTCAACGTGCACAATTTCACCACCAGCTGGAGAGACGGCCTGGCATTTAATGCCATTGTGCACAagcacag ACCTGACCTGATTGAGTTTGACACACTGAAGCGGTCCAATGCTCACTATAACCTCCAGAATGCCTTTAACGTGGCAGAGAAAGAGCTGGGCCTCACCAAACTACTGGACCCTGAAG ATGTGAATGTTGACCAGCCTGATGAGAAGTCCATCATTACATATGTGGCCACATACTACCACTacttcagtaaaatgaaagcCCTGGCAGTGGAGGGCAAGAGGATCGGAaag gTGTTGGACTATGCCATAGAGGCAGATCAGTTGATAGAGAAGTATGAGAGTTTGGCATCTGAGCTGCTGCAGTGGATTGAACAGACTATAGTGACTCTGAATGACAGACAGCTGGCCAACTCACTGAGCGCAGTACAGAACCAACTACAGGCCTTCAACACATACCGCACTGTGGAGAAACCGCCCAA GTTCACTGAGAAGGGGAATTTAGAGGTCCTGCTGTTCACTATCCAGAGTAAGATGAGAGCCAACAACCAGAAAGTCTACATGCCCCGCGAAGGCAAACTTATCTCTGACATCAACAAG GCGTGGGAGCGTCTGGAGAAGGCGGAACATGAGCGGGAGTTGGCTCTGAGGAACGAGCTGATTCGTCAGGAGAAGCTGGAGATGCTGGCTGCTCGCTTTGACAGGAAAGCCGCCATGAGAGAGACCTGGCTGAGTGAAAACCAGCGCCTTGTCTCCCAg GATAACTTTGGCCTTGACCTGGGTGCAGTGGAGGCTGCCACGCGTAAACATGAGGCTATTGAGACAGACATTGGTGCGTACGGTGAGAGAGTAGCCGCGGTGGTGGCGGTGGCCCGGGAACTGGAGGCAGAGGGATACCATGACGTAAGGCGTATCCTGGCACGCAGGGATAACGTGCTAAGGCTGTGGGAGTACCTGAAGGAGCTCCTGGCAGCACGGAGGGAGAGACTGCACGCCCACAGAGACCTCCAGAGACTCCTACAGGAGATGAGATACATTATGGACTGGATGGGAGACATGAAG ggTCGGCTGCAGTCACAGGACAGTGGGAAACACCTGCATGATGTGGAGGATttgctgcagacacacactctggtgGAATCAGACATCTCAGCTCAGGCAGAGAGAATTAAAGCAGTACAGGCTGCAGCTCAGCGCTTCACATCAGACGAACAga GCTATAAGCCCTGTGAGCCAGCGCTGGTCAGTGAGAAGGTGTCTCTGTTGGGTCAGGCCTATGAGGAGTTGGGCAGGCTGGCAGGGGAGCGCCGTGCTCGGCTGGAGGACTCCAGACGTCTGTGGCAGTTCCTGTGGGAGCTGGGGGAGGAGGCGGCGTGGATCCGGGAGCAGGAGCAGATTCTGGCGGGAGCAGACTGCGGCCGCGACCTCTCCTCGGCGCTACACCTCCTCAGTAAACACGAGGCCTTCCGTGATGAGATGGCCGCACGCTACGGTCCCCTCGGCAACAGCATCGCCGCGGGCGAGGCTCTCATCCAGGAAGGTCACTTCGGAGCACCGGAGGTCACGGAGAGGATCCGAGACATCAAAGCACAATGGGCCCATCTGGAAGAG gcgTCTCAGTTGCGTGAACAGCGGCTGAAGGAGGCAGTGGCTCTCCATCAGTTCCAGACGGATGCTAACGATATGGAGGCCTGGATCCTGGAGGCTCTGAGACAG GTGTCTAGTCAGGAGGTGGGTCATGATGAGTTCTCCACTCAGACTCTGGCCAGGAaacagagggaggtggaggaggagatccAGAGCCACCGCTCCCTCATTGACTCCCTGCACGAACAGGCTCTGACACTGCCTGCTGCTTACGCCCGCTCCCCGCAG GTGGAGGGGCGTCTGCCTGCCATAGAGCAGCGATATGAGGAGCTGGAGGCATTGTCATCATCCCGGCGACAGGCTCTAGAGGGCGCTCTGGCCATGTACCGTATGTACAGCGAGGCAGGAGCCTGTCAGCTCTGGGTGGAGGAGAAAGAACAGTGGCTTCTTGGCATGGAAATTCCCACAAAACTGGAAGACCTGGAAGTTGTCCAACAGAG gtTTGAGACTCTGGAGCCAGAGATGAATAATATGGGCACTCGTATAAACGACGTGAATCAAGTGGCCGAACAGCTGCTCAGCTCAGACAACCGCAACAAAGAGCAGATAATTCAGACACAGGAGCAGCTCAAtaacag gTGGAAGGAGTTCCAGCAGTTGGCCAGCCAGCGTAAGCAGGCTCTGGAGTCCGCTCTGAACATTCAGAACTACCATCTGGAGTGTAATGAGATCCAGACCTGGATGAAGGAGAAGACCAAAGTCATCGAGTCCACTCAGGGCCTCGGCAACGACCTCGCCGGGGTCATGGCACTGCAACGCAAACTCACCGGCATGGAACGAGACCTGGAGGCCAttcag GGTAAGCTGGACGACCTGCGCCAGGAGGCGGAAAAGCTGGCTGAGGAGCACCCTGACCAGGCCAAGGAGATCCAGGCTCGCCTCGCAGAGATTCAGGAGGTGTGGGAGGAGCTGAAGGCCACAATGAGAGCTCGAGAGGAGTCTCTGGGCGAAGCCTCCAAACTGCAGGGCTTCCTGCGCGACCTGGATGACTTCCAGTCCTGGCTCTCGCGAACCCAGACGGCGGTGGCGTCGGAGGACATCCCCACCTCGCTGGGAGAGGCTGAGAGACTCCTCGCCCAGCACGAGAGCATCAAGAACGAGGTGGACAACTACCGGGAGGACTACGAGAAGATGAGGGCTACGGGAGAGGAGGTGACCCAGGGCCAGACCGACGCGCAGCACATGTTCCTGGCTCAGAGGCTCCAGGCACTGGACACGGGCTGGCACGAGCTGAGACGCATGTGGGAGAACAGACACAGCCTCCTCGCCCAGGCCTTTGACTTCCAGACCTTCCTCAGAGATGCCAAGCAGGCTGAGAGCTTCCTCAACAGTCAG GAGTATGTGCTGTCGCACACTGAGATGCCCTCCAGCCTGCAGGGGGCGCTGGAGGCCATTAAGAAACATGAGGACTTCATGACGACCATGGAGGCCAGTGAAGAGAAGATCAACGGAGTGGTGGACGCAGGTCGCAGGCTTGTGTCAGATAACAACACTAACGCTGATAAGATCGAGGAGAAGGTCAACTCCATCCAGGACAG ACACCAGAGGAACAAACAGGCAGCCAGTGAGCTTTTGGCTAAACTGAAGGACAACAGAGAACTCCAGCACTTCCTCCAGGACGGACAAGAG cTGACTCTGTGGATTAATGAGAAGATGCTGACGGCTCAGGACATGTCATACGATGAGGCTCGTAATTTGCACAGTAAATGGCAGAAACACCAGGCCTTCATGGCAGAACTGGCCTCTAATAAAGACTGGCTGGACAAGATCCACAAG gaggggCAGTTGTTGGTAAAGGAGAAGCCGGAGCATGAGCCGGTGGTCACTCAGACTCTGGAGAGTTTGGAGAGGCAGTGGGAGGAGCTGGAGAACACCACTCAGACCAAAgctcagtgtctgtttgatgcaAACCGCGCTGAGCTGTTCACTCAGAGCTGCTCCGCTTTGGACAGCTGGCTGCAGAACCTCTCCACCCAGCTCCAGAGTGATGACTTTGGCAAAGACCTGACCAGCGTTAACATCCTGCTCAAAAAACACCAG ATGCTGGAGCACCAGATGGAGGTGCGTGAGAAGGAGGTGCAGTCTCTGCAGTCTCAGGCCTTGGCTCTGGCCCAGGAGGAGGGCGGGATTATGGAGGTTGATGGACAGCGGCAGCGAGTAACGGACAGCTTCGCTCAGCTCCAGGATCCTCTGAGACAAAGGAGACAACGCCTGTTGGCGTCTAAAGAAGCCCACCAGTTTAACAGAGACCTGGAGGACGAGATT TtgtgggtgaaagagagaatgccTTTGGCCACGTCCACAGACCATGGGAAAGACCTACCCAGTGTTCAGTTACTCATCAAAAAGAACCAG aCTTTGCAGAAGGAGATCCAGGGCCATCAGCCCAGGATTGACGACATCCAGTCCCACGGGAGGAGCATGGTGCCCGGGCAGGACGGGGAAGTGGACAGCGAGAGACAGGCCGCTCTGGACGGACGCTTGGTGGAGCTGCGGGAATCCTGGGACCATCTGATCTCTGAGACGGACCAACGTCACAGCCGGCTGGCCGAGGCCCACCGGGCCCAGCAGTTCTACGCTGACGCCGCGGAGGCAGAGGCCTGGATGGGAGAACAGGAGCTCCATATGATGTCTGAGGAGAAGGCGAAG gaTGAACAGAGTGCATTAGTGATGGTGAAGAAACACCAGATCCTGGAGCAGGCCCTGGAGGACTATGCACAGACCATCCACCAGCTGGCCAACAGCAGCCGACTCATGGTCAACAGTGAACACCCAGAGAG tgagAGAATCACGCTGAGGCAGGCTCAGGTGGATAAGCTGTATGCAGGGCTGAAGGATCTggcggaggagaggagagggagactgCAGGAGCGACTGAGACTGACTCAGCtgaagagagaggtggatgaTCTGGAGCAGTGGATTGCCGAGAGGGAAGTCGTCGCTGGCTCTCACGAACTGGGACAGGACTATGAGCACGTCACT atgttgCGTGATAAGTTTCGTGAGTTTGCTCGTGACACCAGTACCATCGGACAAGAGCGTGTGGATGCGGTCAATGGACAGGCGGATGACCTCATTGAGTCTGGTCACCCTGAGAACGCCAGTGTGGCTGAGTGGAAGGATGGGCTGAACGAGGCCTGGGCCGACCTGCTGGAGCTGATCGACACCCGCACGCAGATGCTGGCCGCCTCCTACGAGCTACACCGCTTCCATCAGGACGCACGGGAGGCGCTAGGGCGTGTCAGAGAGAAACGGGAGGCGCTGAGCTCCGACCTGGGCAGAGATCTCAACACCGTACAGCACCTCCACAGACAGCACAACACTTATGAACACGACATCCAGGCCCTCAGtggacag GTGAGTCAGGTCCAGGATGATGCCGCACGGTTACAGAAGGCCTACGCTGGAGAGAAGGCCGAAGACATTCACCGGCACGAGAGAGCCGTCACCGAGGCCTGGGAGGGGCTTCTGTCTGCCGCTCAAGCCAGACGGCTGCTCCTATTGGACACGGTGGAGAAGTTCCGCTTTTTCAACATGGTCCGAGACCTCATGCTGTGGATGGATGGAGTTAATCTGCAGATACAGTCACACGACAGCCCCAG ggaCGTGTCGTCGGCAGGCCTGGTCATTGCCAACCATCAGGACATAAAGTGTGAGATTGAGACACGGGCAGACAGCTTCACAGCGTGCACAGATATGGGCAACACACTCATCAAAAACAACCACTACGCTGCAGATGAG ATCCGAGAAAAACTGGACCAGCTTCAGGCCAAAAGAGCTGAGATCAATCAAAAATGGCAAGACAAGATGGATCACCTACAgatag TGCTGGAGGTGCTGCAGTTCGGGCGTGACGCCTCAGTGGCGGAGTCGTGGCTGGCGGGGCAGGAGCCCCTGGTGCGGGCGGCTGATCTTGGCGCCAATGTGGACGAGGTGGAGAGTCTGATCAAACGGCATGAGGCCTTTGAGAAACTGGCCGCTGGCTGGGAGGAGAGATTCACCCAACTGGAGAAACTCACCACG TTAGAAGAACAGGAgatccagagaaagagagaagaggaggagagggcaCGGAGACCTCCAACACCTCCACCCGTTGAGGAGGTGGTACATTCTGAGGCAGAGCACGAGTCTGCAGCCAG gactAGCCTGGACCAGACTACTCTGAATCAGTCAGTATCTGTTAATGGAGTACACAGTGACCAGGACACTTCACAG TCACTATCTGTCGCAATATCTGAGCCCAAGAAACCGGAGTCTAAGCCGGTCTCTAAGGCTGTCTCTAAACCTGTGTCTAAATCCTACAAGGCACAGGAGCGT GGTTCGGAGTCAGAGTCCATAAATGGGCCGGGCCGGGACAGCGGCCTGGCGTCGTCGTCAAGACAAGAGCCCTCGGCGACGTTGCCAGGGAAGGGAGCGGCGGAGGCGGCCTCAGAGACAATGGAGGGCATGCTCTGTCGAAAACAGGAGATGGAGTCGCACAACAAGAAAGCAGCCAGCAG GTCGTGGCAGAACGTGTACTGTGTATTGAGGAAAGGAAGTCTGGGTTTCTACAAAGACAACAAAGGAGCTTCCAATGGTATCCCATACCACGGAGAGGTGCCCATCAGCCTtagtgaggctgtgtgtgaggtCGCTCACGACTACAAGAAGAGGAAACACGTTTTCAAACTCCG GCTGGGAGATGGGAAGGAATATTTGTTCCAGGCCAAGGACGAG gcTGAGATGTCCTTGTGGATCCGGGCCATCCATTCGTCCATGCCGGCGGGCGGGGCAGGCGACCGGTCCCCCGGGGGTCCGCAGGGCCTGAGTCGGGCCATGACCATGCCTCCCATATCCCCCAGCTCCGCAGAGACAGGAGGGGTCACGATGCGCAGCAAAGACGGCAAAGAAAAGGACCGCGAGAAACGATTCAGCTTCTTCAGCAAGAAGAAATAa